Proteins from a genomic interval of Haemophilus parainfluenzae T3T1:
- a CDS encoding ABC transporter ATP-binding protein: MTTLLDIKNLNKSFNGYQVLHNISLQLEKGEILFLLGASGCGKTTLLRSIAGFEQPTSGEIWLKNQPIFKENLNVPTQQRKLGYVVQEGVLFPHLNVYRNIAYGLGDGKGKTEEEKQRIQEVMKLTGISSLADRFPHQLSGGQQQRVALARALAPSPELILFDEPFSALDEHLRNQIRYDMLQVLRESGSSAVFVTHDRDEALCHADKIAVIQEGKILQIATPKTLYWSPQYLSIAKFIGESIILPATLKSDGIATCQLGEIAVENKGSGHTQGKVLFRPEQFSLAKKIQDPTASFNGEIKRIESRGRAINICIDVSGYELNINEDLINEYHTGEQVTLYLYGKGVFYND; encoded by the coding sequence ATGACAACATTACTCGACATTAAAAATTTGAATAAATCCTTTAACGGATACCAGGTTCTACACAATATCTCTCTGCAATTAGAGAAAGGTGAAATTCTGTTTCTTCTTGGTGCATCTGGTTGTGGAAAAACCACCTTATTGCGTAGTATTGCTGGTTTTGAACAACCAACAAGCGGTGAGATTTGGTTAAAGAATCAACCTATTTTTAAAGAAAACCTCAATGTGCCAACCCAACAGCGCAAATTAGGCTATGTGGTACAAGAAGGCGTGTTATTTCCTCATTTAAATGTTTACCGCAACATTGCTTATGGCTTAGGTGATGGTAAAGGGAAAACGGAAGAGGAAAAACAACGCATACAGGAAGTGATGAAACTGACGGGCATTAGCAGCTTAGCTGACCGTTTCCCACATCAGCTTTCTGGTGGTCAACAGCAACGTGTCGCACTTGCTCGAGCACTTGCACCAAGCCCTGAATTAATCCTGTTTGATGAGCCATTTAGTGCGTTAGATGAGCATCTTAGAAATCAAATTCGTTACGATATGTTACAAGTATTAAGAGAAAGTGGTTCCTCTGCTGTATTTGTGACCCATGATCGTGATGAAGCACTATGTCATGCAGACAAAATCGCAGTGATTCAAGAAGGGAAAATTCTCCAAATTGCGACACCTAAAACGCTCTATTGGTCACCTCAGTATTTGTCTATTGCTAAATTTATTGGGGAAAGCATTATTCTTCCTGCAACATTAAAAAGCGATGGCATCGCAACCTGTCAATTAGGTGAAATTGCCGTCGAAAATAAAGGAAGTGGTCATACACAAGGGAAAGTGTTATTCCGCCCTGAGCAATTCTCTCTTGCGAAAAAAATCCAAGATCCGACCGCTTCTTTTAACGGTGAGATTAAGCGGATAGAATCAAGAGGACGAGCGATCAATATTTGTATTGATGTTAGCGGTTATGAATTGAATATCAATGAAGATCTCATTAACGAATATCATACTGGCGAACAAGTCACGCTGTATTTATATGGGAAAGGGGTATTCTATAATGACTAA
- the ybeY gene encoding rRNA maturation RNase YbeY, producing the protein MGNMIIDLQLASENTEGLPSEAQILQWATAAVQPESDNVEMTVRIVDEAESHDLNLTYRGKDRPTNVLSFPFECPDEVELPLLGDLVICRQVVEREAIEQEKPLMAHWAHMIVHGSLHLLGYDHIDDDEAEEMESLETEIMQGLGFADPYLSEK; encoded by the coding sequence ATGGGCAATATGATTATCGATTTGCAACTGGCGAGCGAAAATACTGAAGGCTTGCCATCAGAAGCGCAAATTCTGCAATGGGCAACAGCCGCAGTGCAACCAGAAAGTGATAATGTGGAAATGACCGTGCGCATTGTTGATGAAGCAGAAAGTCATGATTTAAATTTGACTTATCGTGGAAAAGATCGTCCAACTAATGTGTTGTCTTTCCCTTTTGAATGCCCTGATGAAGTGGAATTACCGCTGTTGGGCGATTTAGTGATTTGTCGTCAAGTGGTGGAGCGTGAAGCTATCGAGCAAGAAAAGCCTTTAATGGCACATTGGGCGCATATGATTGTGCATGGCAGCTTACATTTGTTGGGGTACGATCACATTGACGATGATGAAGCTGAAGAAATGGAAAGTTTAGAAACTGAAATTATGCAAGGTTTAGGCTTTGCCGATCCTTACCTTTCAGAAAAATAA
- the gshAB gene encoding bifunctional glutamate--cysteine ligase GshA/glutathione synthetase GshB, whose translation MNIQQIIKQHHLELLFQQGSFGIEKESQRVYADGSIVTSPHPKAFGNRRFHPYIQTDFAESQLELVTPPMKKLEDTLRWLSAIHEVTLRTLPEDEFIFPFSMPAGLPPEEHIKVAQLDNQEDVAYREHLVQSYGKYKQMVSGIHYNFQIDPKFIDALFHAQNEIQSAVDFQNNFYLKIAKNFLRYQWILLYLFSATPTVEEKYFRGNSPLKPHQYVRSLRSGKYGYVNNPKIHVSYDSLQEYVETLEHWVKSGDLIAEKEFYSSVRLRGAKKARDLLEKGIQYLEFRLFDLNPFAPYGMELADAKFIHYFILLMAWLEDTADQEGIKLGKARLAEVAWEDPREQSVYAVEGELVLLEMLKMLEQLNVSDEIKTIVKNKLEQFADPSQTLCAKVVAAIEQVGSYQQLGADIAQSNKAKAFERFYALTAFDNMELSTQALLFDAIQKGLKIEILDERDQFISLQFGDHLEYVKNGNMTSHDSYISPLIMENKVVTKKVLAKAGFNVPQSIEFTDVKSAVENFPLFENRAVVIKPKSTNFGLGISIFQQGVTDRDDFAKAVEIAFREDKEIMVEDYLLGTEYRFFVLGDQTLAVLLRVPANVIGDGVHTVAELVAAKNDHPLRGDGSRTPLKKIALGDIEQLQLKEQGLTVDSIPAKDQLVQLRANSNISTGGDSIDMTDEMHASYKEIAVGISKAMGAAVCGVDLIIPDLKKPAEPSLRSWGVIEANFNPMMMMHIFPFSGQSRRLTMNVIKMLFPELP comes from the coding sequence ATGAATATTCAGCAAATCATTAAACAACATCATTTAGAGCTCTTATTCCAGCAAGGGTCGTTTGGGATTGAAAAGGAAAGTCAACGGGTATATGCAGATGGTTCAATTGTGACGTCACCGCATCCTAAAGCTTTTGGTAATCGTCGTTTTCACCCTTATATTCAAACTGATTTTGCAGAAAGTCAGTTGGAATTGGTGACTCCCCCTATGAAAAAGTTAGAGGATACACTACGTTGGCTTTCAGCCATTCATGAAGTGACTTTGCGAACTTTACCGGAGGATGAATTTATTTTTCCTTTTAGTATGCCTGCAGGATTACCGCCAGAAGAACACATTAAGGTTGCACAATTAGATAATCAGGAAGATGTGGCTTATCGGGAGCATTTAGTCCAGTCTTACGGTAAATATAAGCAAATGGTCAGTGGTATTCATTACAATTTTCAAATTGACCCTAAGTTTATTGATGCTTTATTTCATGCACAAAATGAAATACAAAGTGCGGTTGATTTTCAAAATAATTTTTACCTAAAAATAGCGAAGAACTTCTTACGCTATCAATGGATTTTACTTTACTTGTTTTCTGCAACACCGACGGTAGAGGAAAAATATTTCAGAGGCAATTCACCCCTTAAACCGCATCAATATGTGCGGAGTTTACGTTCAGGGAAATATGGTTATGTGAATAATCCGAAGATCCACGTCTCTTATGACAGTTTGCAAGAGTATGTTGAGACGTTAGAACACTGGGTGAAATCGGGTGATTTGATTGCGGAAAAAGAGTTTTACTCGAGTGTACGTTTGCGTGGTGCTAAAAAAGCGCGAGATTTACTTGAAAAAGGAATTCAATATTTAGAATTTCGTTTGTTTGATCTCAATCCGTTTGCACCTTATGGAATGGAACTCGCTGATGCGAAATTCATTCATTATTTTATTTTGTTAATGGCATGGCTTGAGGATACCGCTGATCAAGAAGGTATAAAATTAGGCAAAGCACGTCTTGCTGAAGTAGCATGGGAAGATCCAAGAGAGCAAAGTGTTTATGCGGTAGAAGGCGAATTAGTCCTCCTTGAAATGCTCAAGATGCTTGAACAACTTAATGTGAGTGATGAGATAAAAACGATTGTTAAAAACAAATTGGAGCAATTTGCGGATCCAAGCCAAACGCTTTGTGCAAAAGTGGTTGCGGCAATTGAACAGGTCGGTAGTTACCAACAATTAGGGGCCGATATTGCGCAATCTAATAAAGCAAAAGCCTTTGAACGTTTTTATGCATTAACTGCGTTTGATAATATGGAACTGTCCACACAAGCGTTATTGTTTGATGCAATCCAAAAAGGGCTAAAGATTGAGATTTTAGATGAACGCGATCAATTTATCAGTCTTCAATTTGGCGATCATTTGGAATATGTGAAAAACGGTAATATGACTTCTCACGATAGCTATATTTCTCCACTCATTATGGAAAATAAAGTGGTGACGAAGAAAGTGTTAGCGAAAGCAGGATTTAATGTACCGCAAAGCATCGAGTTTACCGATGTGAAAAGTGCGGTCGAAAATTTCCCACTTTTTGAAAATCGAGCTGTCGTGATTAAGCCAAAATCAACGAATTTTGGTTTAGGGATCAGTATTTTCCAACAAGGTGTAACGGATAGAGATGATTTTGCAAAAGCAGTAGAAATTGCTTTCCGTGAAGATAAAGAGATCATGGTTGAAGATTATCTACTTGGCACCGAATACCGTTTCTTTGTGTTAGGCGATCAAACGTTAGCTGTCTTATTACGTGTTCCAGCAAATGTCATTGGAGATGGTGTACATACCGTTGCTGAATTAGTTGCGGCTAAAAATGATCATCCTTTACGGGGCGATGGTAGTCGAACACCATTGAAAAAAATTGCATTAGGGGATATTGAGCAGTTGCAGCTTAAGGAACAAGGCTTAACTGTGGATTCTATTCCAGCGAAAGATCAACTTGTCCAATTACGTGCGAATTCCAATATTAGTACAGGCGGCGATTCTATTGATATGACGGATGAAATGCATGCCAGTTACAAAGAAATTGCGGTCGGGATTAGCAAAGCAATGGGGGCGGCAGTGTGTGGCGTGGATTTGATTATTCCTGATTTGAAAAAGCCGGCAGAACCGAGCCTACGTTCGTGGGGTGTGATTGAGGCAAACTTTAATCCTATGATGATGATGCATATTTTCCCATTTAGTGGACAATCTCGACGATTGACAATGAATGTGATTAAGATGCTTTTCCCAGAATTGCCTTAA
- a CDS encoding PhoH family protein yields MTTFTLEPQENDRLQSLCGAFDENIKLIEKEFNLNISRNNFTFTVKSNDENPKSHHEQLIERAAKLIQTLYVETAPIKGKVKELDLEDVHIALQESRMLSQAGSESRSENHVYSTTIKTKRGLIKPRGENQIQYLHNILTHDISFGIGPAGTGKTFLAVAAAVEALERQEIRRILLTRPAVEAGEKLGFLPGDLGQKIEPYLRPLYDALFEMLGFERVQKLMERNVIEIAPLAYMRGRTLNDSFIILDESQNTTVEQMKMFLTRIGFNSKAVITGDVTQIDLPRSTKSGLRHAMEVLSKVSELSFNYFESKDIVRHPVVAKVVQAYEEWEAQDEIRRQEIAAQRRAEREQKVRSENETNLGE; encoded by the coding sequence ATGACAACTTTTACCTTAGAACCTCAAGAAAATGATCGTCTGCAATCCCTTTGCGGTGCATTTGATGAAAATATCAAACTGATTGAAAAAGAATTTAACCTCAATATTTCCCGTAATAATTTCACTTTCACCGTGAAATCAAATGATGAAAATCCCAAATCTCACCATGAACAATTAATTGAGCGTGCGGCGAAATTAATCCAAACATTATATGTGGAAACTGCACCAATTAAAGGGAAAGTGAAAGAACTTGATTTAGAAGATGTGCATATTGCCTTGCAAGAGAGCAGAATGTTATCTCAAGCGGGAAGTGAGTCACGCAGTGAAAATCACGTTTATAGCACCACAATTAAAACTAAGCGTGGTTTGATTAAACCGCGTGGTGAAAATCAAATTCAGTATTTACACAATATTCTTACGCACGATATTAGTTTTGGAATTGGACCCGCCGGAACGGGGAAAACTTTTTTAGCCGTAGCAGCAGCTGTAGAGGCATTAGAACGCCAAGAAATTCGTCGCATTTTGCTGACTCGTCCTGCGGTGGAAGCGGGCGAAAAATTAGGTTTCCTGCCGGGTGATTTAGGACAGAAAATTGAACCTTATTTACGACCGCTTTATGATGCGTTATTTGAAATGCTTGGCTTTGAACGCGTACAAAAATTGATGGAGCGTAATGTGATTGAAATCGCGCCATTAGCTTATATGCGTGGGCGAACACTTAATGATAGCTTTATCATTCTAGATGAAAGCCAAAATACGACGGTCGAACAAATGAAAATGTTTTTAACCCGTATTGGTTTTAATTCTAAAGCCGTGATTACAGGGGATGTAACCCAAATCGATTTACCGCGCAGCACCAAATCGGGTTTACGTCACGCCATGGAAGTGTTAAGTAAAGTATCGGAATTAAGCTTTAACTACTTTGAAAGTAAAGATATTGTGCGACATCCTGTGGTGGCAAAAGTAGTGCAAGCTTACGAAGAATGGGAAGCCCAAGATGAAATCCGCCGTCAAGAAATCGCAGCGCAGCGTCGAGCTGAACGTGAGCAAAAAGTGCGGTCAGAAAATGAAACGAATTTAGGAGAATAA
- a CDS encoding TerC family protein, whose protein sequence is MFEWLVDPEAWISLLTLTALEIVLGIDNIIFISILVGRLPANQRQSGRIIGLGLAMITRILLLVSLSWMMKLTEPLFTLVGQEISGRDLILFLGGLFLIVKSTGEIKEAMHPEAHHEEENNKKKVSYLGVLIQIAILDIVFSLDSVITAVGMANHLPVMILAIMIAVGVMMFAAKPIGDFVDTHPTLKILALAFLILVGVSLIAESLDIHIPKGYIYFAMGFSAVVEMLNIKMRKSLGH, encoded by the coding sequence ATGTTTGAATGGCTTGTTGATCCTGAAGCATGGATTTCATTGCTCACTTTGACCGCACTTGAAATCGTCTTGGGTATCGATAACATTATTTTTATTAGTATTTTAGTGGGACGTTTACCCGCAAATCAACGCCAATCTGGTCGTATTATCGGTCTTGGATTAGCGATGATTACCCGTATTTTACTTCTTGTTTCCCTTTCTTGGATGATGAAATTAACGGAGCCGTTGTTCACGTTAGTCGGTCAGGAAATTTCGGGTCGCGATTTGATTTTATTCCTTGGAGGCTTATTCCTAATAGTGAAAAGTACAGGCGAAATTAAAGAAGCGATGCATCCTGAAGCACATCATGAAGAAGAGAATAACAAGAAGAAAGTCAGCTATTTGGGCGTGTTAATCCAAATTGCAATTTTAGATATTGTGTTTTCTTTAGACTCTGTGATCACAGCAGTAGGGATGGCAAATCACCTTCCTGTGATGATCTTGGCAATTATGATTGCAGTTGGTGTGATGATGTTTGCCGCGAAACCAATTGGTGATTTTGTGGATACTCATCCGACATTGAAGATTTTAGCCTTAGCATTCTTAATTTTAGTTGGAGTAAGTTTAATTGCCGAAAGCTTGGATATTCATATTCCAAAAGGCTACATTTACTTTGCAATGGGCTTCTCAGCCGTAGTTGAAATGCTCAACATCAAGATGCGAAAATCACTTGGTCATTAA
- a CDS encoding ABC transporter permease, giving the protein MSNRPPRWLIALIVLISLPLLLPFLYVIERAADVGLARSIELLWRPRMWELLSNTLLLMVFVTLFAIILGTLCAFLLERYRFWGKGFFQVAMTLPLCIPAFVSCFTWISLTFRVEGFWGTIGIMTLSSFPLAYLPVAATLKRLDRSLEEVSLSLAKSHAYTFWHAIFPQLKPAIGSSVLLIALHMLVEFGAVSILNYQTFTTAIFQEYEMAFNNNTAALLSGVLMVICIFVVMGEIRFRGTQTLYQSGKGVIRPYPLKMLSAGKQILVVSFFTTIFVLSIGVPITMLIYWLTVGSSIENAVDFGEFFTAFTNSLTISTLGATLTVICALPLVWAAVRYRSKLTIWLDRIPYLLHAVPGLVIALSLVFFTINYAYSLYQTFAMVVVAYFMLYLPMAQTTLRSSLEQMSSNIEKVGQSLGRSNFYIFRTLVIPAMLPGIAAAFALVFLNLMKELTATLLLTPNDIKTLSTAVWEYTSDAQYAAATPYAIMLVLFSGIPVFFLKRYGFK; this is encoded by the coding sequence GTGTCTAATCGCCCACCTCGCTGGCTTATAGCCTTAATCGTGCTGATTAGTTTGCCATTATTACTCCCTTTTTTATATGTTATTGAGCGTGCTGCAGATGTCGGATTGGCTCGCAGCATTGAATTACTTTGGCGCCCAAGAATGTGGGAATTGCTCAGTAACACCCTACTTTTAATGGTATTTGTTACACTTTTTGCCATTATTCTCGGCACACTATGTGCATTTTTATTAGAACGTTATCGCTTTTGGGGAAAAGGCTTTTTCCAAGTAGCCATGACGCTCCCTCTTTGTATTCCGGCTTTTGTCAGTTGTTTTACGTGGATCAGTCTCACCTTCAGAGTGGAAGGCTTCTGGGGAACCATCGGCATTATGACGCTGAGTTCTTTCCCGCTTGCTTATCTCCCTGTCGCGGCGACCTTAAAAAGACTCGACCGCTCTTTAGAAGAAGTGAGCCTTTCACTGGCGAAAAGCCATGCTTACACATTTTGGCATGCGATTTTTCCGCAACTCAAACCCGCCATCGGTAGCAGCGTATTATTAATTGCGCTTCATATGTTAGTAGAGTTTGGAGCTGTGTCTATTTTAAATTACCAAACCTTCACTACGGCAATTTTCCAAGAATATGAAATGGCCTTTAATAACAACACCGCCGCCTTACTTTCTGGTGTATTAATGGTGATCTGTATCTTTGTTGTGATGGGGGAAATTCGTTTTAGAGGCACACAAACACTCTATCAAAGCGGCAAAGGCGTAATACGCCCCTATCCGTTGAAAATGCTCTCAGCAGGAAAACAAATTTTAGTCGTTAGCTTTTTTACTACCATTTTTGTGCTTAGTATTGGTGTACCAATTACTATGCTGATTTATTGGCTAACCGTGGGAAGTTCCATTGAAAATGCGGTCGATTTTGGGGAATTTTTTACCGCCTTCACAAATTCACTGACTATATCAACACTGGGTGCAACACTTACCGTTATTTGTGCACTACCATTGGTATGGGCAGCGGTACGCTATCGCAGTAAATTGACGATTTGGCTTGATCGAATCCCTTATCTACTTCACGCTGTACCAGGGCTTGTTATCGCATTATCGTTGGTCTTCTTTACTATCAACTATGCGTATTCGCTTTATCAAACCTTTGCCATGGTTGTCGTCGCCTACTTTATGCTTTATCTTCCCATGGCACAAACGACCTTGCGTAGCTCACTTGAACAAATGTCTAGTAACATTGAAAAGGTAGGACAAAGCTTAGGCCGTAGCAACTTTTATATTTTCCGTACTTTAGTCATTCCGGCCATGTTACCAGGGATTGCCGCTGCGTTTGCTTTAGTGTTCTTAAACTTAATGAAAGAGCTCACCGCTACCCTATTATTGACCCCTAATGACATTAAAACGCTCTCAACCGCGGTGTGGGAATATACCTCTGATGCACAATATGCAGCTGCAACGCCTTATGCCATTATGTTAGTGCTATTTTCAGGGATTCCTGTGTTTTTCCTGAAACGATACGGTTTTAAATAA
- a CDS encoding iron ABC transporter substrate-binding protein, translating to MKIKHFQIAALTGLMAFAGFASADITVYNGQHKEGSQAVADAFTKATGIKVTLNSAKSDQLAGQLKEEGDKTPADVFFSEQTAPFAALSDAGLLEPLSADTIKQTAHKGVPVAPKKDWVALSGRSRVVVYDHTKLSEKDMEKSVLDYATPKWKDKIGYVPTSGAFLEQVVAITKLKGKDAALKWLKGLKENGKLYAKNSVALQAVENGEVPAALINNYYWYTLAKEKGAENLKTRLYFIRHQDPGALVTYSGAAVLKGSKNKEEAKKFVDFLASKEGQQAFVSVRAEYPLRTDVVSPFNMEPYAKLEAPVVSATTSEDKDNANKLIEEAGLK from the coding sequence ATGAAAATTAAGCACTTCCAAATTGCCGCACTAACCGGCTTAATGGCGTTTGCAGGATTCGCTTCTGCAGATATTACTGTTTACAATGGACAGCACAAAGAAGGTTCTCAAGCTGTTGCTGATGCATTTACAAAAGCAACGGGCATTAAAGTGACCTTAAACAGTGCTAAAAGTGATCAACTTGCAGGTCAATTAAAAGAAGAGGGCGATAAAACCCCTGCTGACGTATTCTTTTCTGAACAAACTGCACCTTTCGCTGCCCTGTCTGATGCGGGCTTATTAGAACCGCTTTCTGCAGATACTATTAAACAAACTGCACACAAAGGTGTGCCTGTTGCACCGAAAAAAGACTGGGTCGCATTAAGCGGTCGTTCTCGTGTTGTGGTTTACGATCACACTAAATTATCTGAAAAAGACATGGAAAAATCCGTGTTAGATTATGCAACACCAAAATGGAAAGATAAAATTGGTTACGTTCCAACTTCAGGCGCATTCTTAGAGCAAGTTGTTGCGATTACCAAATTAAAAGGTAAAGATGCCGCTCTTAAATGGTTAAAAGGCTTAAAAGAAAACGGCAAACTTTATGCGAAAAACAGTGTTGCCCTTCAAGCGGTTGAAAATGGTGAAGTACCAGCAGCGTTAATTAACAACTATTACTGGTATACTCTGGCAAAAGAAAAAGGTGCTGAAAACCTCAAAACACGTCTTTATTTTATTCGTCATCAAGATCCTGGTGCATTAGTGACTTATTCTGGTGCTGCTGTATTAAAAGGGTCTAAAAATAAAGAAGAAGCGAAAAAATTCGTTGATTTCTTAGCAAGTAAAGAAGGACAACAAGCGTTTGTTTCAGTACGTGCAGAATACCCACTTCGTACCGATGTGGTTTCTCCATTTAACATGGAACCTTATGCAAAATTAGAAGCGCCTGTTGTTTCAGCAACCACTTCTGAAGACAAAGACAACGCAAACAAACTTATTGAAGAAGCTGGTTTGAAATAA
- the uvrC gene encoding excinuclease ABC subunit UvrC — protein MFDSKKFLSDVSHEPGVYRMYDDKDQVIYVGKAKDLKKRLSSYFRKNLSSKKTEALVSSIHHIDTTITSSETEALLLEHNFIKLYQPRYNVLLRDDKSYPFILLTKERHPRITSYRGTKKIAGEYFGPYPHAGAVRETLSLMQKLFPVRQCENSVYNNRSRPCLQYQIGRCSAPCVPDYVTDEEYNQQVELARLFLQGKDQQVLDYLIGKMEQASRDLDFEGAARYRDQIQAVRAVIEKQFVSNERLDDMDIMSIAYQHGLACVQVMFIRQGKVLGNRSYFPKVPANTDLSELTATFVGQFYLQGHQGRSIPNSIIVDHKLDEKAELEALLTEQAGRKVVIQESAKGDKGKYLQLAQINAKAALATQLKQSSRMHERYQALCELLDMPEIKRMECFDISHTMGNQTVASCVVFNQEGPLKSDYRRFNIEGITGGDDYAAMEQALKKRYDRDLDEDKIPDIIFIDGGKGQLNRALEVFHHLNVKWDKNRPHLIGVAKGVDRRAGQEVLIISKQDREIHLPDDSLALHLIQHIRDESHNHAISGHRQKRQKAFTQSGLETIEGVGAKRRQALLKYLGGLQGVKNATLDEIASVPGISKALAEKIFETLKS, from the coding sequence ATGTTTGATTCTAAAAAGTTTCTCTCAGACGTTTCTCATGAACCTGGTGTTTATCGTATGTATGACGATAAAGATCAGGTTATTTATGTGGGCAAAGCGAAAGATCTTAAAAAGCGCCTTTCCAGCTATTTCCGAAAAAACTTAAGTAGCAAAAAAACAGAAGCCTTGGTGTCGTCAATTCATCATATTGATACGACGATTACTTCTTCTGAAACAGAAGCATTATTGCTTGAGCATAATTTCATTAAGCTTTATCAACCTCGTTATAACGTATTATTGCGAGATGATAAATCCTATCCTTTTATTTTATTGACGAAAGAACGTCATCCTCGTATTACTTCTTATCGTGGAACGAAAAAAATTGCAGGTGAGTATTTCGGACCTTATCCTCATGCAGGTGCAGTACGTGAAACCTTGTCGTTAATGCAAAAATTATTCCCTGTTCGTCAATGTGAAAATTCGGTTTATAACAATCGTTCCCGCCCTTGTTTGCAATATCAAATCGGGCGTTGCTCCGCACCTTGTGTGCCAGACTATGTGACTGATGAGGAATATAACCAACAAGTGGAATTAGCGCGATTATTTTTACAAGGGAAAGATCAGCAAGTATTAGATTATCTCATTGGCAAAATGGAGCAGGCGAGCCGAGACTTGGATTTTGAAGGCGCGGCACGTTATCGTGACCAAATTCAAGCGGTTCGTGCGGTTATCGAAAAACAATTCGTGTCCAATGAACGTTTGGACGATATGGATATTATGTCCATTGCGTATCAGCACGGTTTAGCTTGTGTTCAGGTAATGTTTATTCGTCAAGGCAAAGTATTGGGCAATCGCAGTTATTTTCCGAAAGTGCCTGCTAATACAGATTTATCCGAATTAACAGCAACGTTTGTTGGGCAGTTTTATTTGCAAGGCCATCAAGGCAGAAGTATCCCTAATAGTATTATTGTGGATCATAAATTAGATGAAAAAGCGGAGCTTGAAGCCTTATTAACGGAACAAGCTGGCCGAAAAGTGGTGATACAAGAATCCGCTAAAGGCGATAAAGGTAAATATCTACAACTAGCGCAAATTAATGCCAAAGCGGCGTTAGCGACTCAACTTAAACAATCTTCCCGAATGCACGAACGTTATCAAGCCCTTTGCGAATTGCTCGATATGCCTGAAATTAAACGTATGGAATGTTTTGATATTAGTCATACGATGGGGAATCAAACTGTGGCATCTTGCGTGGTATTTAATCAAGAAGGACCACTGAAATCAGATTATCGCCGTTTTAATATTGAAGGTATTACGGGTGGCGATGATTATGCCGCGATGGAGCAAGCCTTAAAGAAACGTTACGATCGTGATCTTGATGAAGATAAAATTCCCGATATTATTTTTATTGATGGTGGTAAAGGACAGCTTAATCGCGCCTTAGAGGTTTTTCATCACCTCAACGTAAAATGGGATAAAAATCGACCGCACTTAATCGGTGTGGCAAAAGGTGTGGATCGTCGAGCAGGACAAGAAGTGTTGATTATCAGCAAACAAGATCGTGAGATTCACTTGCCGGATGATAGCCTTGCGCTGCATTTAATCCAACATATTCGAGATGAAAGCCATAATCATGCGATTAGCGGTCATCGTCAAAAACGTCAAAAAGCCTTTACCCAAAGTGGCTTAGAAACCATTGAAGGGGTAGGCGCCAAACGACGCCAAGCCTTGTTGAAATATTTAGGTGGATTACAAGGTGTCAAAAATGCCACATTGGATGAAATCGCCTCTGTACCCGGTATTTCTAAAGCGTTAGCGGAAAAGATTTTCGAGACCTTAAAAAGTTAG
- a CDS encoding Cof-type HAD-IIB family hydrolase, protein MYKAVFSDFDGTLLTSDHRISPKTLDAIQRITKQGIPFTPISARSPLGIWPYAKLIENYNIIVAFSGALILDKNATPIYSVQIDPADIQAINQVLADHPALGVNYYTYDDCVARDLDNKWVIYERSVTGIQIDPYDESAVYSPHKIQIIGETDEVISIEKILKEKFPHLSICRSHANFLEVMHKSATKGNAVRFLEDYFHVKMEECVAFGDNFNDLDMLESVGLGVAMGNAPDEIKQAANRVTASHNDDGIALILNEIFPE, encoded by the coding sequence ATGTATAAAGCCGTATTCAGTGATTTTGATGGTACCTTATTAACGTCGGATCATCGAATTTCGCCTAAAACCTTAGATGCAATTCAACGCATTACAAAACAAGGTATTCCATTTACACCAATCTCTGCGCGTTCGCCGCTGGGTATTTGGCCTTATGCGAAACTCATTGAAAATTACAACATCATTGTGGCATTTAGTGGCGCCTTGATTTTAGATAAAAACGCTACGCCTATTTATTCAGTACAAATTGATCCCGCTGATATTCAAGCCATTAATCAAGTATTAGCAGACCATCCTGCGTTGGGTGTGAATTATTATACTTATGATGATTGTGTCGCTCGTGATTTAGATAATAAATGGGTGATTTATGAACGTAGCGTGACAGGCATTCAAATCGATCCTTATGATGAAAGTGCGGTTTATTCTCCGCATAAAATCCAAATCATTGGTGAAACAGACGAAGTGATTAGTATTGAGAAAATCCTAAAAGAGAAATTCCCACATTTAAGCATTTGCCGTTCTCATGCGAATTTCCTTGAAGTGATGCATAAATCCGCGACAAAAGGTAATGCAGTACGTTTTCTCGAAGATTACTTCCATGTGAAGATGGAAGAATGTGTTGCTTTCGGCGATAACTTTAACGATTTAGATATGCTAGAAAGTGTGGGATTGGGCGTTGCAATGGGCAATGCACCCGATGAAATTAAACAAGCCGCAAATCGTGTCACGGCTTCTCATAATGATGATGGAATAGCATTGATATTGAATGAGATTTTCCCTGAATAA